In one window of Labilithrix sp. DNA:
- a CDS encoding protein-L-isoaspartate(D-aspartate) O-methyltransferase, with amino-acid sequence MAVFFRDREADAAKARAYLVDEIVARVVQDARVLDVMREVPRHRFVPEHSVELAYADHPLSIGWDVTISQPSLVGMMSEALELTGTERVLEIGTGSGYQAAVLCKLAARVDSVEVIPELAQRARTILAEIGCHNVHVHDGDGWLGWPAGAPYDRAVVTAAPETLPRAIVDQLADGGFVIVPVGSQEQDQRLERWLKKDGMLTKQDLGAVRFVPMVHVA; translated from the coding sequence ATGGCTGTGTTCTTCCGTGACCGAGAGGCCGACGCCGCGAAAGCGCGCGCATACCTGGTGGACGAAATCGTTGCGCGCGTCGTGCAGGATGCGCGTGTGCTCGACGTCATGCGCGAAGTGCCACGGCACCGCTTCGTCCCCGAGCACTCGGTCGAGCTCGCGTACGCGGATCACCCGCTCTCGATCGGATGGGACGTCACGATCTCGCAGCCCTCGCTCGTCGGCATGATGAGCGAGGCGCTCGAGCTCACCGGCACGGAGCGCGTGCTCGAGATCGGGACCGGCTCCGGCTACCAGGCGGCGGTGCTCTGCAAGCTCGCGGCGCGCGTCGACAGCGTCGAGGTGATCCCGGAGCTCGCGCAACGCGCGCGCACGATCCTCGCGGAGATCGGCTGTCACAACGTGCACGTGCACGACGGCGACGGCTGGCTCGGCTGGCCCGCGGGCGCGCCCTACGATCGCGCGGTGGTGACGGCGGCGCCGGAGACGCTGCCGCGCGCGATCGTCGATCAGCTCGCCGACGGCGGCTTCGTCATCGTCCCGGTCGGCTCGCAGGAGCAAGATCAGCGGCTCGAGCGCTGGCTGAAGAAGGACGGTATGCTGACGAAACAAGACCTCGGGGCGGTACGCTTCGTCCCGATGGTCCACGTCGCGTGA
- a CDS encoding crotonase/enoyl-CoA hydratase family protein, with protein MDRLTTMTYETTGPVARITLNRPERGNGITLEMPREMAACVERANLDPAVHVIALSGNGKGFCGGYDLVASAEKLGAGAELGAGMPPGSPLDPAVIAKNHDPSAVWDPVVDYQMMSRNVRGFMSLFHSDKPVVCKVHGFCVAGGTDMALCSDLLVIEDEAKIGYPPARVWGVPTTAVWAYRIGIEKTKRLLFTGDCLTGAQAVEWGLATECAPRDLLDERFETLVARVAKMPVNQLVMMKLLVNQTVATAGLHATQILGTMFDGVARHTQEGYAFQRRAAEAGFKQAVRERDEPYSSR; from the coding sequence ATGGATCGGCTCACGACGATGACGTACGAAACGACGGGTCCGGTGGCGCGCATCACGTTGAACCGGCCCGAGCGCGGCAACGGCATCACCCTCGAGATGCCGCGCGAGATGGCGGCGTGCGTCGAGCGCGCGAACCTCGATCCCGCCGTCCACGTCATCGCGCTCTCCGGCAACGGGAAGGGCTTCTGCGGCGGCTACGACCTCGTCGCGAGCGCGGAGAAGCTCGGGGCGGGGGCGGAGCTCGGCGCGGGCATGCCGCCCGGCTCGCCGCTCGACCCCGCCGTCATCGCGAAGAACCACGACCCGAGCGCGGTCTGGGACCCGGTCGTCGACTACCAGATGATGAGCCGCAACGTCCGCGGCTTCATGAGCCTGTTCCACTCCGACAAGCCGGTCGTGTGCAAAGTGCATGGGTTCTGCGTGGCGGGCGGGACCGACATGGCGCTCTGCTCGGACCTCCTCGTCATCGAGGACGAGGCGAAGATCGGCTACCCGCCGGCGCGGGTCTGGGGCGTGCCGACGACCGCGGTCTGGGCGTACCGGATCGGGATCGAGAAGACGAAGCGGCTCCTCTTCACCGGCGACTGCCTCACCGGCGCGCAGGCAGTCGAGTGGGGGCTCGCGACCGAGTGCGCGCCGCGCGACCTGCTCGACGAACGCTTCGAGACGCTCGTCGCCCGCGTCGCGAAGATGCCGGTGAACCAGCTCGTGATGATGAAGCTGCTCGTGAACCAGACCGTCGCGACGGCGGGCCTCCACGCGACGCAGATCCTCGGCACGATGTTCGACGGCGTCGCGCGCCACACACAAGAGGGCTACGCGTTCCAGCGTCGCGCCGCGGAGGCCGGCTTCAAGCAGGCCGTCCGCGAGCGCGACGAGCCTTACTCCTCGAGGTAA
- a CDS encoding sigma-70 family RNA polymerase sigma factor, whose product MARTSVLTAAQETEIGEKIAHAERSLYESLFAAPAGASALAALGDDMRAGRATARDLLLNPDEANLDLVKVEGELAGALEKARSVHAKERAEAAATVARLRIDSEVRLALVAGVRAAAEESAEDAEAVLAIERAETQLENARDRLLTGNLRLVVLFARKYLGRGVALLDLVQEGNIGLLRAAEKFDHRRGFRFSTYAAWWIKQSLQRALLDRTVRLPVHVADDRRRIAKLRSAFAAQHDREPTIEEIATATKLGRDRIENILTLPPQPSSLDIPVGEDGEARLVDLVPSNAPAPDQTAALNALGGEVGGLLARLEERERKILALRFGLDHAREHTLEEVGAMLHLTRERIRQIEQSALAKLRTMASARQLSSYLEE is encoded by the coding sequence ATGGCGCGCACGTCGGTGCTGACCGCGGCGCAGGAGACCGAGATCGGCGAGAAGATCGCGCACGCGGAGCGCTCGCTCTACGAGTCGCTCTTCGCCGCTCCCGCCGGCGCGAGCGCGCTCGCCGCGCTCGGCGACGACATGCGCGCAGGCCGCGCGACCGCGCGCGATCTCCTCCTCAACCCCGACGAAGCGAACCTCGACCTCGTCAAGGTCGAGGGCGAGCTCGCCGGCGCGCTCGAGAAGGCGCGCTCCGTCCACGCGAAGGAGCGGGCCGAGGCCGCGGCGACGGTCGCGCGCCTCCGCATCGACAGCGAGGTGCGCCTCGCCCTCGTCGCCGGCGTGCGCGCGGCGGCGGAGGAGAGCGCCGAAGACGCGGAGGCGGTCCTCGCGATCGAGCGCGCGGAGACGCAGCTCGAGAACGCGCGCGATCGCCTCCTCACCGGCAACCTCCGCCTCGTCGTCCTCTTCGCGCGCAAGTACCTCGGTCGCGGCGTCGCGCTCCTCGACCTCGTGCAAGAAGGCAACATCGGGCTCCTCCGCGCGGCGGAGAAGTTCGACCATCGCCGCGGGTTCCGCTTCAGCACCTACGCGGCGTGGTGGATCAAGCAGTCGCTCCAGCGCGCGCTGCTCGATCGCACCGTGCGCCTCCCCGTCCACGTCGCCGACGATCGCCGCCGCATCGCCAAGCTCCGCTCCGCCTTCGCGGCGCAGCACGATCGCGAGCCGACGATCGAGGAGATCGCGACCGCGACCAAGCTCGGGCGCGATCGGATCGAGAACATCCTCACCCTCCCGCCGCAGCCGTCGAGCCTCGACATCCCGGTCGGCGAAGACGGTGAGGCGCGCCTCGTCGACCTCGTGCCGTCGAACGCGCCGGCGCCCGATCAGACCGCCGCGCTGAACGCGCTCGGCGGCGAGGTCGGCGGCCTCCTCGCGCGCCTCGAGGAGCGCGAGCGCAAGATCCTCGCGCTCCGCTTCGGGCTCGACCACGCGCGCGAGCACACCCTCGAGGAGGTCGGGGCGATGCTCCACCTCACGCGCGAGCGCATCCGCCAGATCGAGCAGTCCGCGCTCGCGAAGCTCCGCACGATGGCGAGCGCGCGCCAGCTCTCCTCTTACCTCGAGGAGTAA
- a CDS encoding LysR family transcriptional regulator, whose amino-acid sequence MDLNHVTAFVRVVQDGSFTAAAKALGLPKSSVSRSVAQLEQDLGVRLLHRTTRKLHLTDAGTAFHDRVARALADIDEAQSAASDLQRELRGVVRITAPVDLGVWAVAGIAARFVKKHPTVHVEVRLGSRVVDLVAEGFDLAVRAGKLRDQSLIARRVGSLELGLYASAKYLARRGAPASLADLAQHDCVLLQTDSGPMTWKLVGPDGDEHAVEPRGSISADDISFMKKAVLAAGGIALLPLFLCAREEASGKLVRVLPDYRLGGSDLHVVYPSVRYVPQRVVAFRDYLVRELSALSRRCYEAEKADRALRSS is encoded by the coding sequence TTGGATCTGAATCACGTCACGGCCTTCGTTCGCGTCGTTCAAGACGGCAGCTTCACCGCTGCGGCAAAGGCGCTCGGGCTCCCGAAGTCCTCGGTGAGCCGCAGCGTCGCGCAGCTCGAGCAGGACCTCGGCGTGCGCCTGCTCCATCGCACGACGCGGAAGCTCCACCTCACCGACGCCGGCACCGCGTTCCACGATCGCGTCGCGCGTGCGCTCGCCGACATCGACGAGGCACAGAGCGCCGCGTCGGACCTGCAGCGCGAGCTCCGCGGCGTCGTGCGCATCACCGCGCCGGTCGATCTCGGGGTGTGGGCCGTCGCCGGCATCGCGGCGCGCTTCGTGAAGAAGCACCCGACCGTGCACGTCGAGGTCCGCCTCGGGAGCCGCGTCGTCGACCTCGTCGCCGAAGGCTTCGACCTCGCGGTGCGCGCGGGCAAGCTCCGCGATCAGTCGCTCATCGCGCGGCGCGTGGGCAGCCTCGAGCTCGGGCTCTACGCCTCCGCGAAGTACCTCGCGCGACGCGGCGCGCCGGCCTCGCTCGCGGACCTCGCGCAGCACGACTGCGTCCTCCTCCAGACCGACAGCGGGCCGATGACGTGGAAGCTCGTCGGCCCCGACGGCGACGAGCACGCGGTGGAGCCGCGCGGATCGATCTCCGCCGACGACATCTCGTTCATGAAGAAGGCCGTCCTCGCCGCCGGCGGCATCGCGCTGCTCCCGCTCTTCCTCTGCGCGCGCGAGGAGGCGTCGGGCAAGCTCGTTCGCGTGCTCCCCGACTACCGCCTCGGCGGCTCGGACCTCCACGTTGTCTATCCGTCCGTGCGCTACGTGCCCCAGCGCGTCGTCGCCTTCCGCGACTACCTCGTGCGCGAGCTCTCCGCGCTCTCGAGGCGCTGCTACGAGGCCGAGAAGGCGGACCGCGCGCTCAGGAGTAGCTGA
- a CDS encoding NAD(P)H-dependent oxidoreductase: MTTDSLRILGVSGSLRKASFNTALLRAAIAIAVEEKLPISFEIATIGDLPLYDEDVRAAGLPAPVQRFRDRIAAADAILFVSPEYNFSIPGVLKNAIDWASRPPSQPFADKPCAVMGASGGMSGTMRMQYHLRQVAVFLNMHMLTGSEVFVRNAKTVFNDDLTKLTDEPTRQAVAKLLGALVAWTKRLQAS, translated from the coding sequence ATGACCACAGATTCCCTCCGCATCCTCGGCGTTTCTGGCAGCCTGCGAAAGGCCTCGTTCAACACCGCGCTCCTCCGCGCCGCGATCGCGATCGCGGTGGAGGAGAAGCTGCCGATCTCCTTCGAGATCGCGACGATCGGCGACCTCCCGCTCTACGACGAGGACGTCCGCGCGGCGGGGCTCCCCGCGCCGGTGCAGCGCTTCCGCGATCGGATCGCGGCGGCCGACGCGATCCTCTTCGTGTCGCCGGAGTACAACTTCTCGATCCCGGGCGTCCTCAAGAACGCGATCGACTGGGCGTCGCGTCCGCCGAGCCAGCCCTTCGCCGACAAGCCCTGCGCGGTGATGGGCGCGAGCGGCGGCATGAGCGGGACGATGCGGATGCAGTATCACCTCCGCCAGGTCGCGGTGTTCTTGAACATGCACATGCTCACCGGGAGCGAGGTCTTCGTGCGCAACGCGAAGACCGTGTTCAACGACGACCTGACGAAGCTCACCGACGAGCCGACGCGCCAGGCCGTCGCGAAGCTGCTCGGCGCGCTCGTCGCGTGGACGAAGCGCCTGCAGGCGAGCTAG
- a CDS encoding YceI family protein gives MTKHAALLGLAVFALAACKDPAQDKTKAETSEAKQAASAPAPAEAVRLAIEPATSKIEWTGSKVTAKHDGAFTSFRGNVALVANDATKSSVTVEIDTDSLTTTPEGLIKHLKSPDFFDVEKFPKASFASTSIAPGGDKGATHTVTGNLTFHGVTKSITFPAKIRTTASSADVDAEFAINRKDFGLVYAGKADDLIRDDVVIRLTIRSQPKS, from the coding sequence GTGACGAAACACGCCGCGCTCCTGGGCCTCGCCGTCTTCGCGCTCGCCGCGTGCAAGGACCCGGCGCAGGACAAAACGAAGGCCGAGACCAGCGAGGCGAAGCAGGCCGCGAGCGCGCCCGCCCCTGCGGAGGCGGTGCGCCTCGCGATCGAGCCCGCCACGTCGAAGATCGAGTGGACGGGCTCGAAGGTCACCGCGAAGCACGACGGCGCGTTCACCTCGTTCCGCGGCAACGTCGCCCTCGTCGCGAACGACGCGACGAAGAGCAGCGTGACGGTGGAGATCGACACCGACTCGCTCACGACCACGCCGGAGGGCCTCATCAAGCACCTCAAGTCGCCCGACTTCTTCGACGTCGAGAAATTCCCGAAGGCGTCGTTCGCCTCGACGTCGATCGCGCCAGGCGGCGACAAGGGCGCCACACACACCGTGACGGGCAACCTCACGTTCCACGGCGTGACGAAGAGCATCACCTTCCCCGCCAAGATCCGGACCACCGCCTCGAGCGCCGACGTCGACGCGGAGTTCGCGATCAACCGCAAGGACTTCGGCCTCGTCTACGCCGGCAAGGCGGACGACCTGATCCGCGACGACGTCGTCATCCGGCTCACGATCCGCTCGCAGCCGAAGAGCTGA
- a CDS encoding YceI family protein encodes MDVSKGETKMTLEAITQPTQSPSGAVEWTLDGSHTSVTFGVRHMMVSTVRGEFQKVSGSVTFDRKNPERSSVTVDIDVASINTRDEKRDQHLRSADFFDVAKYPLITFRSKKVTPKSSEEFDVAGDLTIHGVTKEVVLKVEGLTGEHADPWGMVRMGASAKTKVKRSEFGMTWNAALEAGGILVGDEISIQLEVELQRAK; translated from the coding sequence ATGGACGTATCCAAAGGAGAAACGAAGATGACCCTCGAAGCCATTACCCAGCCCACGCAGTCCCCCTCCGGTGCGGTCGAGTGGACGCTCGACGGCTCGCATACGAGCGTGACGTTCGGCGTCCGGCACATGATGGTATCGACCGTGCGCGGCGAGTTCCAGAAGGTGAGCGGCAGCGTCACCTTCGACCGGAAGAACCCGGAGCGCTCCTCCGTCACGGTCGACATCGACGTCGCCTCGATCAACACGCGCGACGAAAAGCGCGATCAGCACCTCCGGAGCGCCGACTTCTTCGACGTCGCCAAGTACCCGCTCATCACCTTCCGCTCGAAGAAGGTCACCCCGAAGAGCAGCGAAGAATTCGACGTCGCCGGCGACCTCACGATCCACGGCGTCACGAAGGAGGTCGTCCTCAAGGTCGAAGGCCTCACTGGCGAGCACGCCGACCCCTGGGGCATGGTCCGGATGGGCGCCTCCGCGAAGACGAAGGTGAAGCGCTCGGAGTTCGGGATGACCTGGAACGCCGCGCTCGAGGCGGGCGGCATCCTCGTCGGCGACGAGATCTCGATCCAGCTCGAGGTCGAGCTCCAGAGGGCGAAGTGA